A single region of the Stegostoma tigrinum isolate sSteTig4 chromosome 8, sSteTig4.hap1, whole genome shotgun sequence genome encodes:
- the lhx9 gene encoding LIM/homeobox protein Lhx9 isoform X1 — translation MEVLRARAEEDTCTFRQSAMLFHGISGGEIQGIMEEMERRSKTDSRLAKGVQMNGRETNMPSINSEKPALCAGCGGKIADRYYLLAVDKQWHLRCLKCCECKLALESELTCFAKDGSIYCKEDYYRRFSVQRCSRCHLGISASEMVMRARDSVYHLSCFTCTTCNKTLTTGDHFGMKDNSVYCRVHFESLMQVDYHTQLNYTELASKSGGLGLPYFNGTGTVQKGRPRKRKSPALGVDISTYNPGCNENDADHLDREQQPYPPTQKTKRMRTSFKHHQLRTMKSYFAINHNPDAKDLKQLAQKTGLTKRVLQVWFQNARAKFRRNLLRQENGGVDKPDGTALPVPPPADRSGAALSPSSTSTTLTDLTNPTLSVVTPVTSNLDVHESGSPSQTTLTNLF, via the exons ATGGAAGTACTAAGAGCCAGGGCCGAGGAAGACACGTGTACTTTCCGTCAATCAGCGATGCTTTTCCACGGAATCTCTGGGGGCGAGATCCAGGGAATCATGGAGGAAATGGAAAGGAGATCCAAGACGGATTCCCGGCTCGCCAAAGGAGTGCAGATGAACGGAAGGGAAACG AACATGCCTTCTATTAACTCGGAGAAACCCGCCTTGTGTGCAGGCTGCGGCGGTAAAATCGCAGATAGATACTACCTGCTTGCTGTCGACAAGCAGTGGCACCTCAGGTGCCTCAAGTGTTGTGAATGTAAACTCGCCCTGGAGTCCGAGTTAACTTGTTTCGCCAAGGATGGCAGCATTTACTGCAAAGAGGACTACTACAG gaggtttTCTGTCCAACGCTGTTCTCGTTGCCACCTCGGGATATCCGCCTCTGAAATGGTCATGCGAGCCAGGGACTCAGTTTATCACTTGAGCTGTTTCACGTGTACGACTTGCAACAAAACATTAACCACAGGCGACCACTTCGGCATGAAAGATAATTCGGTTTACTGCAGAGTACATTTCGAGTCCCTGATGCAAGTAGACTATCATACGCAACTGAACTACACCGAGCTGGCTTCAAAGAGCGGGGGTCTCGGCTTGCCCTACTTCAATGGGACAGGCACGGTTCAGAAGGGACGCCCCAGGAAGAGAAAAAGCCCTGCACTCGGAGTCGATATCTCAACTTACAACCCAG GCTGCAATGAAAACGACGCGGACCACTTGGACAGGGAACAACAGCCCTACCCTCCAACCCAGAAAACCAAGCGTATGCGCACATCCTTCAAACACCACCAGCTTCGCACCATGAAGTCCTACTTCGCCATAAACCATAACCCAGAtgcgaaagatttaaaacagcttGCCCAGAAAACTGGGCTCACCAAAAGAGTTTTGCAG GTTTGGTTTCAAAACGCAAGAGCCAAATTCAGAAGGAACCTTTTGCGACAGGAGAATGGGGGTGTTGATAAACCTGATGGCACAGCACTTCCCGTCCCGCCCCCAGCCGACAGGTCCGGCGCCGCTCTAAGTCCAAGCAGCACTTCGACCACTTTAACAGACTTGACCAATCCCACTCTGTCAGTAGTGACGCCTGTGACCTCTAACCTGGACGTGCACGAATCCGGGAGTCCGTCACAAACTACCTTAACGAACCTTTTCTAA
- the lhx9 gene encoding LIM/homeobox protein Lhx9 isoform X2, translating to MEVLRARAEEDTCTFRQSAMLFHGISGGEIQGIMEEMERRSKTDSRLAKGVQMNGRETNMPSINSEKPALCAGCGGKIADRYYLLAVDKQWHLRCLKCCECKLALESELTCFAKDGSIYCKEDYYRFSVQRCSRCHLGISASEMVMRARDSVYHLSCFTCTTCNKTLTTGDHFGMKDNSVYCRVHFESLMQVDYHTQLNYTELASKSGGLGLPYFNGTGTVQKGRPRKRKSPALGVDISTYNPGCNENDADHLDREQQPYPPTQKTKRMRTSFKHHQLRTMKSYFAINHNPDAKDLKQLAQKTGLTKRVLQVWFQNARAKFRRNLLRQENGGVDKPDGTALPVPPPADRSGAALSPSSTSTTLTDLTNPTLSVVTPVTSNLDVHESGSPSQTTLTNLF from the exons ATGGAAGTACTAAGAGCCAGGGCCGAGGAAGACACGTGTACTTTCCGTCAATCAGCGATGCTTTTCCACGGAATCTCTGGGGGCGAGATCCAGGGAATCATGGAGGAAATGGAAAGGAGATCCAAGACGGATTCCCGGCTCGCCAAAGGAGTGCAGATGAACGGAAGGGAAACG AACATGCCTTCTATTAACTCGGAGAAACCCGCCTTGTGTGCAGGCTGCGGCGGTAAAATCGCAGATAGATACTACCTGCTTGCTGTCGACAAGCAGTGGCACCTCAGGTGCCTCAAGTGTTGTGAATGTAAACTCGCCCTGGAGTCCGAGTTAACTTGTTTCGCCAAGGATGGCAGCATTTACTGCAAAGAGGACTACTACAG gtttTCTGTCCAACGCTGTTCTCGTTGCCACCTCGGGATATCCGCCTCTGAAATGGTCATGCGAGCCAGGGACTCAGTTTATCACTTGAGCTGTTTCACGTGTACGACTTGCAACAAAACATTAACCACAGGCGACCACTTCGGCATGAAAGATAATTCGGTTTACTGCAGAGTACATTTCGAGTCCCTGATGCAAGTAGACTATCATACGCAACTGAACTACACCGAGCTGGCTTCAAAGAGCGGGGGTCTCGGCTTGCCCTACTTCAATGGGACAGGCACGGTTCAGAAGGGACGCCCCAGGAAGAGAAAAAGCCCTGCACTCGGAGTCGATATCTCAACTTACAACCCAG GCTGCAATGAAAACGACGCGGACCACTTGGACAGGGAACAACAGCCCTACCCTCCAACCCAGAAAACCAAGCGTATGCGCACATCCTTCAAACACCACCAGCTTCGCACCATGAAGTCCTACTTCGCCATAAACCATAACCCAGAtgcgaaagatttaaaacagcttGCCCAGAAAACTGGGCTCACCAAAAGAGTTTTGCAG GTTTGGTTTCAAAACGCAAGAGCCAAATTCAGAAGGAACCTTTTGCGACAGGAGAATGGGGGTGTTGATAAACCTGATGGCACAGCACTTCCCGTCCCGCCCCCAGCCGACAGGTCCGGCGCCGCTCTAAGTCCAAGCAGCACTTCGACCACTTTAACAGACTTGACCAATCCCACTCTGTCAGTAGTGACGCCTGTGACCTCTAACCTGGACGTGCACGAATCCGGGAGTCCGTCACAAACTACCTTAACGAACCTTTTCTAA
- the lhx9 gene encoding LIM/homeobox protein Lhx9 isoform X3: MEVLRARAEEDTCTFRQSAMLFHGISGGEIQGIMEEMERRSKTDSRLAKGVQMNGRETNMPSINSEKPALCAGCGGKIADRYYLLAVDKQWHLRCLKCCECKLALESELTCFAKDGSIYCKEDYYRRFSVQRCSRCHLGISASEMVMRARDSVYHLSCFTCTTCNKTLTTGDHFGMKDNSVYCRVHFESLMQVDYHTQLNYTELASKSGGLGLPYFNGTGTVQKGRPRKRKSPALGVDISTYNPGCNENDADHLDREQQPYPPTQKTKRMRTSFKHHQLRTMKSYFAINHNPDAKDLKQLAQKTGLTKRVLQGEQILGHYSHTSRRLKIP, encoded by the exons ATGGAAGTACTAAGAGCCAGGGCCGAGGAAGACACGTGTACTTTCCGTCAATCAGCGATGCTTTTCCACGGAATCTCTGGGGGCGAGATCCAGGGAATCATGGAGGAAATGGAAAGGAGATCCAAGACGGATTCCCGGCTCGCCAAAGGAGTGCAGATGAACGGAAGGGAAACG AACATGCCTTCTATTAACTCGGAGAAACCCGCCTTGTGTGCAGGCTGCGGCGGTAAAATCGCAGATAGATACTACCTGCTTGCTGTCGACAAGCAGTGGCACCTCAGGTGCCTCAAGTGTTGTGAATGTAAACTCGCCCTGGAGTCCGAGTTAACTTGTTTCGCCAAGGATGGCAGCATTTACTGCAAAGAGGACTACTACAG gaggtttTCTGTCCAACGCTGTTCTCGTTGCCACCTCGGGATATCCGCCTCTGAAATGGTCATGCGAGCCAGGGACTCAGTTTATCACTTGAGCTGTTTCACGTGTACGACTTGCAACAAAACATTAACCACAGGCGACCACTTCGGCATGAAAGATAATTCGGTTTACTGCAGAGTACATTTCGAGTCCCTGATGCAAGTAGACTATCATACGCAACTGAACTACACCGAGCTGGCTTCAAAGAGCGGGGGTCTCGGCTTGCCCTACTTCAATGGGACAGGCACGGTTCAGAAGGGACGCCCCAGGAAGAGAAAAAGCCCTGCACTCGGAGTCGATATCTCAACTTACAACCCAG GCTGCAATGAAAACGACGCGGACCACTTGGACAGGGAACAACAGCCCTACCCTCCAACCCAGAAAACCAAGCGTATGCGCACATCCTTCAAACACCACCAGCTTCGCACCATGAAGTCCTACTTCGCCATAAACCATAACCCAGAtgcgaaagatttaaaacagcttGCCCAGAAAACTGGGCTCACCAAAAGAGTTTTGCAG GGAGAACAAATCTTGGGGCATTACAGCCACACTTCCCGACGTTTGAAAATTCCCTAG